In one Tripterygium wilfordii isolate XIE 37 chromosome 22, ASM1340144v1, whole genome shotgun sequence genomic region, the following are encoded:
- the LOC119990646 gene encoding zinc finger A20 and AN1 domain-containing stress-associated protein 3-like, whose translation MAEEHRQQAPKLCANNCGFFGNPATENLCSKCCRDIQLKEQQSSNAKLAFNQTFVSASTSTSPASEPAVDPPQVAVNQTVSVVVKENGAAATKRANRCTTCRRRVGLTGFKCRCEMVFCGTHRYPEQHACDFDFKGMGREQIAQANPLIKAEKLEKI comes from the coding sequence ATGGCGGAAGAGCACCGACAACAGGCACCGAAACTATGCGCCAACAACTGCGGCTTCTTTGGGAACCCAGCGACGGAAAACCTCTGTTCTAAATGCTGTCGCGATATCCAGCTAAAGGAGCAACAATCTTCCAACGCCAAGCTCGCCTTTAATCAAACCTTCGTCTCCGCTTCAACCTCAACATCGCCTGCCTCCGAACCAGCCGTTGATCCGCCTCAAGTTGCTGTGAACCAGACGGTGTCGGTGGTGGTGAAGGAGAATGGGGCGGCTGCGACGAAGCGGGCGAACCGATGCACAACGTGCCGGCGGCGGGTGGGACTGACGGGGTTCAAGTGCAGGTGCGAGATGGTCTTCTGTGGGACCCACAGGTACCCGGAGCAGCACGCCTGCGACTTCGACTTCAAGGGCATGGGACGGGAACAGATTGCACAAGCGAATCCCCTAATCAAGGCCGAGAAGCTTGAAAAGATATGA
- the LOC119990772 gene encoding beta-1,6-galactosyltransferase GALT29A-like — MKPLFIILLLIAFTASLTSRISNRGFFAHFDLEGNILILPTPTPPVFNSTLLKMAAVDTGEAGLKQEIEDILKTDREFTDGGGYWTSDSPRRRFSQQEVRVTSSKVIPEFKRVLRNWAEKQRYGGNIMTELVKLVKHRIDEHNGSVGSDSKYNSCAVVGNSGILLKKEYGRLIDSHEVVIRINNAKTENFERNVGSKTSISFVNSHILNECSTKERRGCYCQPYAENVPTVMYICQPLHLLAYTQCNWTRNAPTIVTDGRFDVLSSRIVKYYSLKRFVEEEGKRAEEWAAAHDNEFFHYSSGMQAVLLALGVCEKASLFGFGKWVSAKHHYHSEQRTEIRSHDYEAEYAFYGDLVNNTWGVPFITGEFKFPPVVIYQ; from the coding sequence ATGAAGCCTCTGTTTATCATTCTGTTACTCATTGCTTTCACCGCATCGTTAACCAGTCGGATCTCAAATCGGGGCTTTTTCGCCCATTTTGACCTCGAAGGAAACATATTGATTCTACCAACTCCAACTCCGCCGGTGTTCAACTCTACGCTTCTGAAGATGGCAGCCGTCGATACAGGCGAGGCGGGTTTGAAACAAGAGATAGAGGACATACTAAAAACCGATAGAGAATTCACTGACGGAGGCGGATACTGGACCTCCGACTCTCCCCGGCGGAGGTTCAGTCAACAAGAAGTAAGAGTAACCTCGTCGAAAGTTATCCCGGAATTTAAGAGGGTTTTGCGCAACTGGGCGGAAAAACAGAGGTATGGAGGGAATATAATGACGGAATTGGTGAAACTAGTGAAGCACCGAATTGACGAACACAACGGGTCGGTGGGTTCGGACTCGAAATACAATTCGTGTGCGGTTGTGGGGAATAGTGGGATTCTGTTGAAGAAAGAGTACGGAAGACTAATCGACAGTCACGAAGTGGTGATTCGAATCAACAATGCGAAAACAGAGAATTTCGAGAGAAACGTTGGATCTAAAACCAGCATTTCATTTGTGAATAGTCATATATTGAATGAATGTTCGACGAAAGAGCGAAGAGGGTGTTACTGCCAACCATACGCAGAGAATGTGCCGACGGTGATGTATATATGTCAACCTCTGCATCTCTTGGCCTATACACAGTGTAATTGGACTCGCAATGCGCCAACGATTGTCACCGACGGGAGGTTTGACGTGTTAAGTTCACGAATCGTCAAGTATTATTCATTGAAACGGTTTGTTGAGGAGGAAGGGAAGAGGGCGGAGGAATGGGCGGCGGCCCATGATAATGAGTTCTTCCATTACTCGTCTGGAATGCAAGCCGTGTTGCTGGCCCTGGGTGTTTGTGAGAAAGCGAGCTTGTTTGGGTTCGGGAAATGGGTTTCTGCTAAGCATCATTATCATAGTGAACAGAGGACTGAGATTCGATCGCATGATTATGAGGCAGAGTATGCGTTTTATGGAGATTTGGTGAACAATACGTGGGGAGTACCGTTCATTACAGGGGAGTTCAAGTTTCCTCCGGTGGTGATTTATCAATGA